A window of the Candidatus Zixiibacteriota bacterium genome harbors these coding sequences:
- a CDS encoding transposase, whose translation PQQIRKLIRTTNVIERAFREVRRRLKIMGYFQNAPSCRRIVYALFNYFNHKWHRTKEIIKTIKNMIQKAA comes from the coding sequence CCCCAGCAGATCCGTAAACTCATCCGAACCACCAACGTCATCGAGAGAGCCTTCCGTGAGGTAAGACGGCGTCTGAAAATAATGGGATATTTCCAAAACGCCCCAAGCTGCCGGAGAATCGTTTATGCTTTATTCAACTATTTCAATCATAAATGGCACAGAACCAAGGAAATAATAAAAACCATCAAAAACATGATACAAAAAGCAGCCTAA